One genomic window of Ziziphus jujuba cultivar Dongzao chromosome 4, ASM3175591v1 includes the following:
- the LOC107415193 gene encoding uncharacterized protein LOC107415193, giving the protein MGGGGGGGGDGDGGGVVAGGTVIEFPACDGETASYTWPPRIPTRLRRRFLVHCNKTPCTVEHIEAKLRLADLRRQEYYEKLSSKARPKPRSPSRSSSQEEDLGQRLEAKLQAAAQKRLSILESAQMRLARLDELRQAAKTGVKMRHEKEREKLGSKVELRFQQAEANRMLMLKAYKQRRATLKERSSQSLLRKMARENKYKERVRAAIQQKRVAAENKRLGYLEAEKKRARARMLQVHRVAKSVSHQREVERRRIRDQLENRLQRAKRQRAEYLRQRARLNNSIPVNWKMHKQADVLSRKLARCWRRFLRQRRTTLDLAKAYDALKISEKYVKSMPFEQLALMIESSDALHTMKTLLDRFESRLKVFRAVAAATNHPSKLDNIDHLLKRVATPKRRTTPRPSLRSRDAKKAASPKETVNNPAKLSRYPVRVALCAYMILSHPDAVFSGQGEREIALAKSAEEFIREFELLLKIILEGPLCSSDEETGSMLPTRCTFRSQLAVFDKAWCSYLNSFVAWKVKDAQLLEQDLVRAACQMELSMIQTCKMTAEGDSVELTHDMKAVRKQVSEDQKLLREKVQHLSGNAGIERMECALSETRSKYFQAKENGSPFGTPIPHLISPSTSSSSSRASVARKEKNSVENIERPSRVVRTLFKEDDTPSKGCGSSAPRTNLDSELGTSVEKLVLENELIVNEFLHEQRHAFTGVFKLIDEDPNSVKAKVREAMEKAFWDSILESLKRDDPDYDRVVQLVREMRDELCQMAPDSWRQMIVESIDLDILSQGLKSGNLDIDYLGRILDFALVTLQRLSSPASDDEMKNTHQRLMKELTEICQAREESDHSNVIAMIKGLRFVLEQIQVLKQEISKARIQMMEPLLKGPAGLDYLRNAFANRHGSPSDACSSLPLTIQWLSCVWNCKDQEWEEHRSSLRDLDCGRSSQEFIPSTTLRSGGNFLVSPNITSPNSTTTNITGDQQPECKGETVDLLVRLGLLKLVNGVSGLTKEALPETFILNLSRLRSVQAQIQKIIVISTSILICRQVLVSERTVASAKDMEVIVSKCMERLIELLDNSEDAGTEEIVESISRFSTDGSEAVDSEKLQSRKAVMARMLGKSLQAGDAVFERVSRAVYTAARGVVLGGTGLKGKNLAETTLRQIGAAVLTDKLIKAAEVLVVAAAVSVSVHGQWYTQLTGNM; this is encoded by the exons atgggtggtggtggtggtggtggtggtgatggtgatggtggGGGAGTGGTGGCTGGAGGGACTGTAATTGAATTTCCGGCGTGTGACGGTGAAACGGCGTCGTACACTTGGCCTCCGAGAATTCCTACGAGGCTTCGAAGGAGGTTTCTCGTACACTGTAATAAGACTCCCTGCACCGTTGAACACATCGAAGCCAAGCTTCGTCTCGCCGATCTTCGCCGACAg GAATACTATGAGAAATTGTCAAGCAAAGCAAGGCCAAAGCCGAGAAGCCCCTCACGGTCTTCTTCGCAAGAGGAGGACCTCGGTCAGCGCCTTGAAGCTAAGCTTCAGGCAGCTGCTCAGAAAAG GTTGAGCATTCTAGAAAGTGCGCAAATGCGCTTGGCTAGGTTGGATGAACTGCGCCAAGCAGCTAAAACTGGTGTAAAAATGCGCCatgaaaaggaaagagagaagCTTGGCTCAAAAGTGGAACTGCGTTTTCAGCAGGCAGAGGCAAATAGAATGCTTATGCTCAAGGCTTACAAACAAAGAAGGGCCACACTGAAGGAGAGGTCATCTCAGTCATTATTGCGGAAGATGGCTCGGGAGAATAAGTACAAGGAACGTGTACGAGCTGCAATTCAGCAAAAGCGTGTAGCTGCTGAGAATAAGCGATTGGGATATCTGGAAGCAGAGAAGAAGAGGGCACGTGCCAGGATGTTGCAAGTGCATCGAGTGGCTAAGTCTGTCTCTCACCAACGGGAGGTCGAGAGAAGGAGAATTAGGGATCAGTTGGAAAATCGGCTGCAAAGG GCAAAGAGACAAAGAGCTGAATATCTAAGGCAGAGAGCAAGGCTGAATAATTCTATTCCAGTCAATTGGAAAATGCACAAGCAGGCTGATGTCCTTTCTAGAAAATTGGCAAG GTGTTGGAGGCGGTTCCTCAGGCAGAGGAGAACTACCTTAGACTTGGCAAAAGCTTATGATGCACTGAAAATTAGTGAGAAATACGTCAAGTCAATGCCATTTGAACAGCTAGCTCTTATGATTGAGTCAAGCGATGCACTGCATACTATGAAAACTTTACTAGATCGATTTGAGAGCCGCTTAAAAGTGTTTAGGGCAGTTGCTGCTGCTACCAATCATCCATCCAAGTTGGACAACATTGATCATCTTCTCAAACGAGTTGCCACCCCAAAGAGGAGGACTACTCCAAGACCATCTTTGAGGAGCAGAGATGCAAAGAAAGCAGCTTCCCCCAAGGAGACAGTAAATAACCCAGCTAAGTTATCTAGGTATCCAGTGAGGGTAGCCCTTTGTGCATACATGATATTGAGTCATCCAGATGCTGTTTTCAGTGGTCAAGGAGAGCGTGAGATTGCTCTTGCCAAGTCTGCAGAAGAATTTATTCGGGAATTTGAGCTGTTATTGAAGATTATATTGGAGGGGCCTTTATGCAGTTCTGATGAAGAGACAGGCTCAATGTTGCCTACACGTTGCACATTCAGATCTCAGCTTGCAGTGTTTGATAAAGCATGGTGCTCCTACTTAAATTCCTTTGTTGCATGGAAAGTTAAGGATGCTCAGTTGCTGGAACAAGATTTGGTGAGAGCAGCTTGTCAGATGGAGCTCTCAATGATTCAAACTTGCAAAATGACAGCAGAAGGAGATAGTGTTGAGCTTACTCATGATATGAAGGCTGTCCGGAAACAG GTTTCAGAAGATCAAAAGCTCTTGAGGGAAAAGGTGCAACACCTAAGTGGAAATGCTGGGATTGAGCGTATGGAATGTGCTTTATCTGAAACACGATCTAAGTACTTCCAAGCAAAGGAAAATGGAAGCCCATTCGGGACACCGATTCCACATCTTATCTCTCCAAGCACATCTAGTTCCTCAAGTAGAGCTTCAGTTGCTCGCAAAGAGAAGAATTCAGTTGAAAATATTGAGAGGCCAAGCCGTGTGGTTCGCACCTTATTTAAGGAAGATGATACTCCTTCCAAAGGATGTGGTTCCTCTGCACCAAGAACAAATTTGGACAGTGAGTTGGGAACTTCTGTTGAGAAGTTGGTTTTGGAGAATGAATTGATTGTCAATGAATTCCTCCATGAGCAGCGTCACGCTTTTACTGGTGTCTTCAAATTGATCGATGAAGATCCAAACAGTGTTAAG GCCAAGGTAAGAGAGGCAATGGAGAAGGCTTTCTGGGATAGCATCTTGGAATCATTGAAAAGGGATGACCCTGACTATGACCGAGTTGTTCAACTTGTGAGGGAGATGAGGGATGAACTTTGCCAGATGGCTCCAGATAGCTGGAGACAAATGATTGTTGAATCTATTGATCTAGACATTCTCTCTCAG ggGCTTAAATCTGGTAATTTGGACATTGATTACCTGGGAAGGATCTTAGATTTTGCATTGGTCACTTTGCAAAGACTCTCCTCTCCTGCTAGTGATGATGAAATGAAGAATACTCACCAAAGGTTAATGAAAGAATTAACTGAGATATGCCAAGCCAGAGAGGAGTCAGATCATTCAAATGTAATTGCAATGATCAAGGGTCTGCGCTTTGTCTTAGAGCAGATTCAG GTGCTTAAGCAAGAGATTAGCAAAGCACGTATACAAATGATGGAGCCTCTGTTAAAGGGACCTGCTGGTTTGGATTACCTTAGAAATGCTTTTGCCAACCGGCATGGATCTCCCTCTGATGCTTGCTCTTCTCTGCCATTGACCATTCAGTGGCTTTCATGTGTGTGGAACTGCAAAGATCAGGAGTGGGAAGAACATAGAAGTTCTCTCCGAGATTTGGATTGCGGAAGATCATCTCAGGAATTTATTCCTTCCACTACCCTTAGAAGTGGTGGAAACTTTCTAGTCAGTCCCAACATCACTTCCCCTAATTCTACTACTACAAATATTACAG GTGATCAACAACCAGAATGCAAGGGagaaacagttgatttgttggTGAGGCTAGGCTTATTGAAGTTAGTGAATGGAGTTTCTGGTCTGACAAAAGAAGCTCTGCCTGAAACTTTCATTCTTAACCTCTCTAGGCTTAGGTCTGTTCAGGCTCAAATTCAGAAGATTATTGTAATTTCTACAAG CATCCTTATTTGCCGGCAAGTTCTTGTAAGTGAGAGAACAGTAGCCAGTGCTAAAGACATGGAAGTCATAGTATCAAAATGCATGGAGAGGCTTATAGAGCTCTTAGACAATAGTGAAGATGCAGGTACTGAGGAAATCGTTGAATCAATCAGTAGGTTCTCAACAGATGGTAGTGAAGCTGTTGACTCGGAGAAGCTTCAATCAAGGAAGGCGGTCATGGCCAGAATGTTAGGAAAGAGTTTGCAAGCTGGGGATGCAGTGTTTGAAAGGGTATCTCGTGCTGTTTATACAGCTGCAAGAGGAGTTGTGCTTGGAGGGACTGGACTTAAAGGAAAAAACTTGGCCGAGACTACACTACGGCAAATTGGAGCTGCTGTACTGACTGACAAGTTGATAAAAGCTGCTGAAGTTTTAGTTGTGGCAGCTGCTGTATCAGTTAGCGTTCATGGACAATGGTATACACAGCTAACTGGTAACATGTGA
- the LOC107415180 gene encoding ATP-dependent DNA helicase Q-like 4A isoform X2, which translates to MRLIPSQRLQGAQVEKAWHVLSNLRISCRNYVRPGKSGQVKGVSDENSNDIGKATLPSSSNIHRSIESMQKQQYFNETNVRVSETGNCTGNYFRPTSVSSSEPGKDFGVQSQIRASVMNSHCQVSGGSFGNCGFHSSHVKEKVLASNMDDDDILENIDVDQIVEKYQSTCTPQPSISKLPPITPTVDKESFVRHDGFSLPPELCSNCCHGFKLGNCPEAAGHLQEMKDLLITISNELLDNFNDLSPEQMEKLRHDRSQLNKQIQQLESHLRSYSVDEERQKSHFSASTATPRSFQYGTPQAAALRIDPWRFDAQIHLRNEPGGYENCNSSSISFPSVDRLGSFSAPVEREPYIPKFVEVNYIEGSTDKKWSTENFPWTKKLEANNKKVFGNHSFRPNQREVINATMSGYDVFVLMPTGGGKSLTYQLPALICPGITLVISPLVSLIQDQIMHLLQANIPATYLSANMEWAEQQEILRELNSEYCKYKLLYVTPEKIAKSDVLLRHLESLHVRELLARFVIDEAHCVSQWGHDFRPDYQGLGILKQKFPNIPVLALTATATASVKEDVVQALGLVNCIVFRQSFNRPNLWYSVIPKTKKCLDDIDKFIKENHYDECGIIYCLSRMDCEKVAERLQECGHKAAFYHGNMEATQRAFIQKQWSKDEINIICATVAFGMGINKPDVRFVIHHSLPKSIEGYHQECGRAGRDGQRSSCVLYYSYSDYVRVKHMISQGGIEQSPFSSGYNRTTSANSGRILETNTENLLRMVSYCENDVDCRRFLQLVHFGEKFDSATCRKTCDNCLKNKSFIEKDVTETAKQLVELVKLTGQQFSSSHTLEVYRGSLSQQVKKHRHDTLRLHGAGKHLSKGEASRVLHHLVTEDCLVEEVKKSDFYGSVSSVLKVNGSKANDLCSGRKTMLLRFPSSVKASKQSNSEAIPVKGSLTSGKLSPPRVDTPAQQPQSEVDLNLSAKLYSSLRMLRTILVKEAGEGVMAYHIFGNATLQQISKRVPRTKEELLEINGIGKAKISKYGDRLLETIEATIKDYYKTDKSSSGSNESGDSIKRRRNGDANADDIEEYELTNSTDRSKKRATDRQSINAARNSTEPDYHNQFAYDDIDFEDGDFEIGGSEMKTSKDGGGRVLPTW; encoded by the exons ATGAG GTTAATACCCTCTCAAAGATTACAAGGTGCCCAAGTTGAAAAG GCTTGGCACGTTCTTTCCAACCTGCGAATTTCTTGCAGGAATTATGTAAGACCAGGAAAATCTGGACAAGTAAAGGGTGTGAGTGACGAAAATTCTAATGACATTGGAAAAGCTACCTTGCCAAGCTCATCTAACATCCATAGAAGTATAGAGAGTATGCAAAAACAACAATACTTCAATGAAACCAATGTCAGGGTCAGTGAAACTGGAAATTGCACCGGCAATTATTTTCGTCCAACTAGTGTTAGCTCTTCAGAACCAGGAAAAGATTTTGGGGTGCAAAGTCAGATCAGAGCATCAGTCATGAATTCTCACTGTCAGGTTTCAGGTGGATCGTTTGGCAATTGTGGTTTTCATAGCAGCCATGTAAAGGAAAAGGTTTTGGCCTCTAACATGGATGATGACGACATACTTGAG AATATTGACGTCGACCAAATAGTGGAAAAATACCAATCAACTTGTACGCCTCAACCGTCAATATCAAAGCTTCCTCCTATTACTCCAACTGTTGATAAAGAGAGTTTTGTGAGACATGATGGATTTTCTTTGCCGCCAGAATTGTGCTCAAATTGCTGTCATGGGTTTAAG CTAGGAAATTGTCCAGAAGCTGCAGGTCATTTGCAGGAAATGAAGGATCTGCTAATTACCATATCAAATGAGTTGCTTGACAATTTCAATGACCTCAGTCCAGAGCAAATGGAGAAGCTTCGCCACGATAG GTCTCAGCTGAATAAGCAAATTCAGCAGCTTGAGAGTCATCTTCGTTCCTATTCAGTGGATGAGGAAAGACAAAAGTCACATTTTTCTGCATCTACAGCAACTCCCAGATCTTTCCAGTATGGAACACCTCAAGCAGCTGCATTGAGGATTGATCCCTGGAGATTTGATGCCCAGATTCATCTACGGAACGAACCTGGAGGATATGAGAACTGCAATTCATCATCAATTTCATTCCCTTCTGTAGATAGGTTAGGTAGCTTCTCAGCTCCTGTGGAAAGGGAACCATACATCCCAAAGTTTGTTGAGGTTAACTATATTGAAGGTTCTACTGACAAGAAGTGGAGCACTGAAAATTTCCCTTGGACAAAGAAACTGGAG GCCAATAACAAGAAAGTATTTGGAAACCACTCTTTCCGCCCCAACCAAAGAGAAGTTATTAATGCTACTATGAGTGGCTATGATGTTTTCGTTTTAATGCCAACTGGAGGGGGTAAAAGCTTGACTTATCAG CTCCCTGCACTTATTTGTCCAGGTATAACACTGGTAATATCTCCTCTAGTATCACTTATTCAAGATCAGATAATGCATTTATTGCAG GCTAACATACCGGCTACTTACTTAAGTGCCAACATGGAGTGGGCTGAACAACAGGAGATTCTTAGAGAACTTAATTCTGAATATTGCAAATACAAGCTGTTATATGTCACACCTGAGAAAATTGCTAA AAGTGATGTCCTGTTGAGGCACCTGGAGAGTTTACATGTTCGCGAGTTGCTTGCTAGGTTTGTCATTGATGAAGCTCATTGTGTAAGTCAGTGGGGGCATGACTTTAGACCAGATTATCAG GGTCTTGGCATCTTGAAGCAAAAGTTCCCAAATATTCCAGTTTTAGCATTAACAGCTACTGCAACAGCCAGTGTGAAAGAAGATGTTGTGCAAGCTCTTGGTCTTGTCAACTGTATTGTTTTTCGACAAAGTTTTAACCGTCCAAATTTGTG GTATTCTGTTATTCCCAAGACTAAGAAGTGTCTAGATGACATTGACAAGTTCATCAAAGAAAACCATTACGATgaatgtggaattatttattgtCTTTCTAGAATGGATTGTGAAAAAGTTGCTGAAAGATTACAG gaatgTGGACATAAAGCAGCATTTTACCATGGTAACATGGAAGCCACCCAACGTGCCTTTATCCAGAAGCAGTGGAGCAAAGATGAAATAAACATTATTTGTGCTACTGTGGCATTTGGAATGG GTATCAACAAACCAGATGTGCGCTTTGTAATTCATCATTCTCTTCCAAAGTCTATTGAAGGTTACCATCAG GAGTGTGGTCGAGCTGGTAGAGATGGTCAGCGTTCATCTTGTGTTTTGTATTATAGCTATAGTGACTAT GTACGAGTGAAGCATATGATTAGCCAAGGTGGTATAGAGCAAAGTCCCTTCTCATCTGGTTACAACCGTACCACTTCAGCTAATTCAGGGAGGATTCTGGAAACAAATACTGAAAATCTTTTGCGAATG GTCAGTTACTGTGAAAATGATGTTGATTGTCGACGTTTTCTACAACTTGTtcattttggagaaaaatttgacTCTGCAACCTGCAGAAAAACATGTGACAATTGTTTAAAGAACAAAAGTTTCATTGAGAAGGATGTCACCGAGACTGCAAAGCAATTA GTTGAACTAGTGAAGTTAACAGGACAGCAGTTTTCATCTTCTCATACTCTAGAAGTCTACAGGGGTTCCTTAAGCCAACAA GTCAAGAAGCACAGACATGACACTTTGAGGCTGCATGGAGCTGGAAAACATTTATCCAAGGGAGAAGCCTCACGTGTACTGCATCATCTTGTAACTGAGGACTGCCTTGTGGAGGAAGTTAAGAAAAGTGATTTTTATGGGTCTGTATCATCAGTGCTAAAG GTGAATGGATCCAAAGCAAATGATCTCTGCAGTGGAAGGAAGACAATGCTCTTAAG ATTCCCATCCTCCGTAAAAGCTTCAAAACAGAGCAATTCTGAAGCGATTCCAGTCAAAGGTTCACTGACAAGTGGCAAACTGAGTCCTCCACGAGTTGACACTCCTGCTCAACAACCTCAATCGGAAGTAGACTTG AATCTCTCAGCCAAACTATATTCTTCTCTACGGATGCTCCGGACAATTCTTGTTAAAGAAGCTGGGGAAGGGGTTATGGCATACCACATATTTGG GAATGCTACACTGCAGCAAATAAGCAAAAGGGTTCCCAGAACCAAGGAAGAACTCCTTGAGATAAATGGAATCGGGAA gGCTAAGATAAGCAAGTATGGAGATCGCTTACTTGAAACCATTGAAGCTACGATAAAGGATTACTACAAGACAGACAAAAGCAGCAGCGGTAGCAATGAAAGTGGTGATTCCATCAAAAGGAGGAGAAATGGGGATGCAAATGCAGATGATATAGAGGAATATGAATTAACCAATAGCACTGATCGATCAAAGAAAAGGGCAACAGACAGGCAGAGTATAAATGCTGCTCGCAACTCTACGGAGCCAGATTATCACAACCAATTTGCATACGATGACATTGATTTTGAGGATggtgattttgaaattggtggcTCTGAAATGAAGACCAGCAAGGATGGTGGTGGGAGAGTTCTACCTACATGGTAA
- the LOC107415180 gene encoding ATP-dependent DNA helicase Q-like 4A isoform X1 has product MSGSSGVEGPKVNWSEHFKKHNEFLNQNKFLTSNFLYSLPTQKPKPERHMDTARLIPSQRLQGAQVEKAWHVLSNLRISCRNYVRPGKSGQVKGVSDENSNDIGKATLPSSSNIHRSIESMQKQQYFNETNVRVSETGNCTGNYFRPTSVSSSEPGKDFGVQSQIRASVMNSHCQVSGGSFGNCGFHSSHVKEKVLASNMDDDDILENIDVDQIVEKYQSTCTPQPSISKLPPITPTVDKESFVRHDGFSLPPELCSNCCHGFKLGNCPEAAGHLQEMKDLLITISNELLDNFNDLSPEQMEKLRHDRSQLNKQIQQLESHLRSYSVDEERQKSHFSASTATPRSFQYGTPQAAALRIDPWRFDAQIHLRNEPGGYENCNSSSISFPSVDRLGSFSAPVEREPYIPKFVEVNYIEGSTDKKWSTENFPWTKKLEANNKKVFGNHSFRPNQREVINATMSGYDVFVLMPTGGGKSLTYQLPALICPGITLVISPLVSLIQDQIMHLLQANIPATYLSANMEWAEQQEILRELNSEYCKYKLLYVTPEKIAKSDVLLRHLESLHVRELLARFVIDEAHCVSQWGHDFRPDYQGLGILKQKFPNIPVLALTATATASVKEDVVQALGLVNCIVFRQSFNRPNLWYSVIPKTKKCLDDIDKFIKENHYDECGIIYCLSRMDCEKVAERLQECGHKAAFYHGNMEATQRAFIQKQWSKDEINIICATVAFGMGINKPDVRFVIHHSLPKSIEGYHQECGRAGRDGQRSSCVLYYSYSDYVRVKHMISQGGIEQSPFSSGYNRTTSANSGRILETNTENLLRMVSYCENDVDCRRFLQLVHFGEKFDSATCRKTCDNCLKNKSFIEKDVTETAKQLVELVKLTGQQFSSSHTLEVYRGSLSQQVKKHRHDTLRLHGAGKHLSKGEASRVLHHLVTEDCLVEEVKKSDFYGSVSSVLKVNGSKANDLCSGRKTMLLRFPSSVKASKQSNSEAIPVKGSLTSGKLSPPRVDTPAQQPQSEVDLNLSAKLYSSLRMLRTILVKEAGEGVMAYHIFGNATLQQISKRVPRTKEELLEINGIGKAKISKYGDRLLETIEATIKDYYKTDKSSSGSNESGDSIKRRRNGDANADDIEEYELTNSTDRSKKRATDRQSINAARNSTEPDYHNQFAYDDIDFEDGDFEIGGSEMKTSKDGGGRVLPTW; this is encoded by the exons ATGAG TGGAAGCAGTGGGGTTGAAGGTCCTAAAGTTAATTGGTCGGAACATTTTAAAAAACACAATGAATTCTTAAACCAGAACAAGTTTCTTACTTCAAATTTCCTCTACTCCTTACCAACACAAAAACCGAAACCTGAGCGCCATATGGATACCGCAAG GTTAATACCCTCTCAAAGATTACAAGGTGCCCAAGTTGAAAAG GCTTGGCACGTTCTTTCCAACCTGCGAATTTCTTGCAGGAATTATGTAAGACCAGGAAAATCTGGACAAGTAAAGGGTGTGAGTGACGAAAATTCTAATGACATTGGAAAAGCTACCTTGCCAAGCTCATCTAACATCCATAGAAGTATAGAGAGTATGCAAAAACAACAATACTTCAATGAAACCAATGTCAGGGTCAGTGAAACTGGAAATTGCACCGGCAATTATTTTCGTCCAACTAGTGTTAGCTCTTCAGAACCAGGAAAAGATTTTGGGGTGCAAAGTCAGATCAGAGCATCAGTCATGAATTCTCACTGTCAGGTTTCAGGTGGATCGTTTGGCAATTGTGGTTTTCATAGCAGCCATGTAAAGGAAAAGGTTTTGGCCTCTAACATGGATGATGACGACATACTTGAG AATATTGACGTCGACCAAATAGTGGAAAAATACCAATCAACTTGTACGCCTCAACCGTCAATATCAAAGCTTCCTCCTATTACTCCAACTGTTGATAAAGAGAGTTTTGTGAGACATGATGGATTTTCTTTGCCGCCAGAATTGTGCTCAAATTGCTGTCATGGGTTTAAG CTAGGAAATTGTCCAGAAGCTGCAGGTCATTTGCAGGAAATGAAGGATCTGCTAATTACCATATCAAATGAGTTGCTTGACAATTTCAATGACCTCAGTCCAGAGCAAATGGAGAAGCTTCGCCACGATAG GTCTCAGCTGAATAAGCAAATTCAGCAGCTTGAGAGTCATCTTCGTTCCTATTCAGTGGATGAGGAAAGACAAAAGTCACATTTTTCTGCATCTACAGCAACTCCCAGATCTTTCCAGTATGGAACACCTCAAGCAGCTGCATTGAGGATTGATCCCTGGAGATTTGATGCCCAGATTCATCTACGGAACGAACCTGGAGGATATGAGAACTGCAATTCATCATCAATTTCATTCCCTTCTGTAGATAGGTTAGGTAGCTTCTCAGCTCCTGTGGAAAGGGAACCATACATCCCAAAGTTTGTTGAGGTTAACTATATTGAAGGTTCTACTGACAAGAAGTGGAGCACTGAAAATTTCCCTTGGACAAAGAAACTGGAG GCCAATAACAAGAAAGTATTTGGAAACCACTCTTTCCGCCCCAACCAAAGAGAAGTTATTAATGCTACTATGAGTGGCTATGATGTTTTCGTTTTAATGCCAACTGGAGGGGGTAAAAGCTTGACTTATCAG CTCCCTGCACTTATTTGTCCAGGTATAACACTGGTAATATCTCCTCTAGTATCACTTATTCAAGATCAGATAATGCATTTATTGCAG GCTAACATACCGGCTACTTACTTAAGTGCCAACATGGAGTGGGCTGAACAACAGGAGATTCTTAGAGAACTTAATTCTGAATATTGCAAATACAAGCTGTTATATGTCACACCTGAGAAAATTGCTAA AAGTGATGTCCTGTTGAGGCACCTGGAGAGTTTACATGTTCGCGAGTTGCTTGCTAGGTTTGTCATTGATGAAGCTCATTGTGTAAGTCAGTGGGGGCATGACTTTAGACCAGATTATCAG GGTCTTGGCATCTTGAAGCAAAAGTTCCCAAATATTCCAGTTTTAGCATTAACAGCTACTGCAACAGCCAGTGTGAAAGAAGATGTTGTGCAAGCTCTTGGTCTTGTCAACTGTATTGTTTTTCGACAAAGTTTTAACCGTCCAAATTTGTG GTATTCTGTTATTCCCAAGACTAAGAAGTGTCTAGATGACATTGACAAGTTCATCAAAGAAAACCATTACGATgaatgtggaattatttattgtCTTTCTAGAATGGATTGTGAAAAAGTTGCTGAAAGATTACAG gaatgTGGACATAAAGCAGCATTTTACCATGGTAACATGGAAGCCACCCAACGTGCCTTTATCCAGAAGCAGTGGAGCAAAGATGAAATAAACATTATTTGTGCTACTGTGGCATTTGGAATGG GTATCAACAAACCAGATGTGCGCTTTGTAATTCATCATTCTCTTCCAAAGTCTATTGAAGGTTACCATCAG GAGTGTGGTCGAGCTGGTAGAGATGGTCAGCGTTCATCTTGTGTTTTGTATTATAGCTATAGTGACTAT GTACGAGTGAAGCATATGATTAGCCAAGGTGGTATAGAGCAAAGTCCCTTCTCATCTGGTTACAACCGTACCACTTCAGCTAATTCAGGGAGGATTCTGGAAACAAATACTGAAAATCTTTTGCGAATG GTCAGTTACTGTGAAAATGATGTTGATTGTCGACGTTTTCTACAACTTGTtcattttggagaaaaatttgacTCTGCAACCTGCAGAAAAACATGTGACAATTGTTTAAAGAACAAAAGTTTCATTGAGAAGGATGTCACCGAGACTGCAAAGCAATTA GTTGAACTAGTGAAGTTAACAGGACAGCAGTTTTCATCTTCTCATACTCTAGAAGTCTACAGGGGTTCCTTAAGCCAACAA GTCAAGAAGCACAGACATGACACTTTGAGGCTGCATGGAGCTGGAAAACATTTATCCAAGGGAGAAGCCTCACGTGTACTGCATCATCTTGTAACTGAGGACTGCCTTGTGGAGGAAGTTAAGAAAAGTGATTTTTATGGGTCTGTATCATCAGTGCTAAAG GTGAATGGATCCAAAGCAAATGATCTCTGCAGTGGAAGGAAGACAATGCTCTTAAG ATTCCCATCCTCCGTAAAAGCTTCAAAACAGAGCAATTCTGAAGCGATTCCAGTCAAAGGTTCACTGACAAGTGGCAAACTGAGTCCTCCACGAGTTGACACTCCTGCTCAACAACCTCAATCGGAAGTAGACTTG AATCTCTCAGCCAAACTATATTCTTCTCTACGGATGCTCCGGACAATTCTTGTTAAAGAAGCTGGGGAAGGGGTTATGGCATACCACATATTTGG GAATGCTACACTGCAGCAAATAAGCAAAAGGGTTCCCAGAACCAAGGAAGAACTCCTTGAGATAAATGGAATCGGGAA gGCTAAGATAAGCAAGTATGGAGATCGCTTACTTGAAACCATTGAAGCTACGATAAAGGATTACTACAAGACAGACAAAAGCAGCAGCGGTAGCAATGAAAGTGGTGATTCCATCAAAAGGAGGAGAAATGGGGATGCAAATGCAGATGATATAGAGGAATATGAATTAACCAATAGCACTGATCGATCAAAGAAAAGGGCAACAGACAGGCAGAGTATAAATGCTGCTCGCAACTCTACGGAGCCAGATTATCACAACCAATTTGCATACGATGACATTGATTTTGAGGATggtgattttgaaattggtggcTCTGAAATGAAGACCAGCAAGGATGGTGGTGGGAGAGTTCTACCTACATGGTAA